Proteins encoded within one genomic window of Gemmobacter sp.:
- a CDS encoding TonB-dependent hemoglobin/transferrin/lactoferrin family receptor, whose protein sequence is MRNRPTAAVMLRATTALVLMLPLAGGALAQDTEKTTKEVQLDPVTILADRQGTPVSDVAASVTVVTGAEIESRALGDMKQLTRYTPGITVVRQVNADPFSTLGGFTIRGVSGNRVQMLVDGSRMAERITDGTRDYMDLNFTKQVEMVKGPASVLWGADALGGVVAVETLDPEDILQGRDRAGTARLSFDGLSDKTGVSAVFAQRFGTNFATMIGVARDTGHEQDYSKARADGGIYGCGRQVALGAIGCDRLNPTDITANRLLAKAVWTPSEAHRLEFSVDMLNRDTRVRNLTVVGLTTSGGTTTTSDVVQTWDRTLVQKRQRYGVEHTWTPGNGFIDELRTTLAYTPHVYDQSGTRRVRNAATGAEKIVQDYRKFTEDFLELDVQATSRVTTGPAEHLITWGFDGDYARTDFQRRDVTTDVTTGTVTEARAGGFNFANASTRRADLYVQDRITLMGGKLEITPGLRYATYRMSPRPDADYAAVPGSEPAVRSKEQLLKSLGTIYRFGNGWQVWAHYGEGFKMPTAEQLYVSNPSFNLIPNPDLIPEEVQSIELGLRKEWDGGLVGVTAFQAGYTDFIASFQPVTLPGGATGYTYRNLSSVKIHGIELEGYYDLSDSLRLNGSASYQRGSQIASAGAARTPYTVAPLMGTLGLSWQVPDRPLTLDFVGTFASKVTRTSSASNFKPGGYGVLDVYARWDVAENAVLNVGVKNLFDKRYFEANAANYSATSSTATSVITPLELQTGAGRTFNVSLDLKF, encoded by the coding sequence ATGCGCAACCGACCGACCGCAGCTGTGATGCTGCGCGCGACGACTGCCCTGGTGCTGATGCTGCCGCTGGCAGGCGGCGCCTTGGCACAGGACACCGAAAAGACCACCAAAGAGGTCCAACTGGATCCGGTGACGATTCTGGCCGACCGGCAAGGCACGCCGGTCAGCGATGTTGCCGCATCGGTCACCGTCGTGACCGGGGCCGAGATCGAAAGCCGCGCCCTGGGCGACATGAAACAGCTCACCCGCTATACCCCCGGCATCACCGTGGTGCGGCAGGTGAACGCCGATCCGTTCAGCACCCTTGGCGGCTTTACCATCCGCGGGGTCAGCGGCAACCGGGTGCAGATGCTGGTGGATGGGTCGCGCATGGCGGAACGCATCACCGACGGGACGCGCGACTACATGGACCTGAACTTCACCAAGCAGGTGGAAATGGTCAAGGGTCCGGCATCCGTCCTGTGGGGGGCCGATGCGCTGGGGGGTGTCGTCGCGGTGGAAACGCTGGATCCCGAAGACATCCTGCAAGGCCGCGATCGCGCCGGCACTGCGCGGCTGTCGTTCGATGGTCTGTCGGACAAGACGGGCGTTTCGGCGGTATTCGCCCAACGCTTCGGCACCAACTTCGCCACCATGATCGGCGTGGCCCGCGACACCGGGCACGAACAGGACTATTCCAAGGCCCGCGCCGACGGCGGCATCTATGGTTGCGGCCGGCAGGTGGCCTTGGGCGCCATCGGATGCGACCGGCTGAACCCCACCGACATCACCGCCAACCGCCTGCTGGCCAAGGCGGTCTGGACACCGTCGGAGGCGCACCGGCTGGAATTCTCGGTCGACATGCTGAACCGCGACACCCGCGTGCGCAACCTGACCGTGGTCGGCCTGACCACCAGCGGCGGCACGACCACCACCAGCGATGTCGTGCAGACCTGGGACCGCACCCTGGTGCAGAAGCGCCAGCGTTACGGCGTGGAACATACCTGGACCCCCGGCAACGGCTTCATCGACGAGTTGCGCACGACGCTGGCCTATACGCCGCATGTCTATGACCAGTCCGGCACCCGGCGGGTGCGCAATGCCGCGACCGGCGCCGAAAAGATCGTGCAGGATTACCGCAAGTTCACCGAGGATTTCCTGGAACTGGACGTTCAGGCCACCTCGCGCGTGACCACGGGGCCGGCGGAACACCTGATCACCTGGGGCTTTGACGGCGACTACGCCCGGACCGATTTCCAGCGCCGCGACGTGACCACCGACGTGACGACCGGCACGGTGACCGAGGCGCGGGCCGGCGGGTTCAACTTTGCCAATGCCTCGACCCGGCGGGCGGACCTTTATGTGCAGGACCGCATCACCCTGATGGGCGGCAAGCTGGAGATCACCCCCGGCCTGCGCTATGCCACCTACCGCATGAGCCCGCGCCCCGATGCCGATTATGCCGCCGTGCCCGGTTCGGAACCGGCTGTCCGGTCCAAGGAACAGCTGCTGAAATCGCTGGGCACGATCTATCGTTTCGGCAATGGCTGGCAGGTCTGGGCGCATTACGGCGAAGGCTTCAAGATGCCGACGGCCGAACAGCTGTATGTGTCGAACCCGTCGTTCAACCTGATCCCGAACCCCGATCTGATCCCCGAGGAGGTGCAGAGCATCGAACTGGGCCTGCGCAAGGAATGGGATGGCGGGCTGGTGGGCGTGACCGCCTTCCAGGCCGGTTACACCGATTTCATCGCGAGCTTCCAGCCGGTCACCCTGCCGGGCGGCGCCACCGGCTATACCTATCGCAACCTGTCGTCGGTCAAGATCCACGGGATTGAACTTGAAGGCTATTATGACCTGTCCGACAGCCTGCGGCTGAACGGGTCGGCCTCGTATCAGCGCGGCAGCCAGATCGCCAGCGCGGGCGCGGCCAGAACGCCCTATACCGTCGCGCCGCTGATGGGCACGCTGGGGCTGTCGTGGCAGGTGCCCGACCGGCCGCTGACGCTGGATTTCGTGGGCACATTCGCCAGCAAGGTCACGCGCACCTCGTCGGCCAGCAACTTCAAGCCGGGCGGCTATGGCGTGCTGGACGTTTACGCCCGCTGGGACGTGGCCGAGAACGCGGTGCTGAACGTGGGCGTCAAGAACCTGTTCGACAAGCGGTATTTCGAGGCGAACGCCGCGAACTACAGCGCCACCTCGTCCACAGCGACCAGCGTGATCACCCCGCTGGAATTGCAGACCGGGGCAGGGCGGACCTTCAACGTCTCGCTGGACCTGAAGTTCTAG
- a CDS encoding ABC transporter ATP-binding protein/permease, translating into MAGTATFRATLARATRLARIALAGPGIWRGLGIYAVVLGLSFVGVWVSVRLIAWNKAFYDALEQLDAGAALHQIAVFFGLVALSASCWLAADWLKKKLLILWRAQLTARALDLWIGNRAYWLMRPGFGATPVENPDQRVAEDCRLFVERLIEFTLDLVSEVVSLVSYVTVLWSVASFTLALTLFGVGIEIPRYMVWLAPVYVVIATAITHALGRPLKRQYFDRERVEADFRHALVQLRDRADAVAQSGGEAAERHRLDIRFAAVAANWSALMRAELVQGLFSRPYMQTVLRLPTIFALPAYFAGAVTLGGLMQLSSAFSNVTTTLSWFIFEYKKLAQFVAVCERLDGLFQAAATPAPLPAAPRAIRREVSADGALRLEGVQLATPGGTWLDRVPDRVIRPGRVFLITGASGQGKTTLLAAIAGLWPWGQGRIERPAGRFLFLPAGAPVLGDGLAAAACHPEDPARHDSARIGAVLSRLGLAPRLAAPQGEAALAGLSMGERQRLGLARAVLNRPDWLLMDEATSALDPAAEADLLAWLRAELPETTLIIVAHRPPLGVTADDVLRVGPPDTERKSA; encoded by the coding sequence ATGGCCGGCACAGCCACCTTCCGGGCGACTTTGGCCCGGGCAACCCGGCTGGCGCGGATCGCGCTGGCCGGACCGGGCATCTGGCGGGGGCTGGGGATTTATGCGGTGGTCCTCGGGCTCAGTTTCGTGGGGGTCTGGGTTTCGGTCCGGCTGATCGCGTGGAACAAGGCGTTCTACGATGCGCTGGAACAGCTGGATGCCGGCGCCGCGCTGCATCAGATCGCGGTGTTCTTCGGCCTGGTGGCGCTGTCGGCCAGTTGCTGGCTGGCGGCGGACTGGCTGAAGAAAAAACTGCTGATCCTGTGGCGCGCGCAGCTGACCGCCCGCGCGCTGGACCTGTGGATCGGGAACCGCGCCTATTGGCTGATGCGGCCGGGCTTTGGCGCCACCCCGGTGGAAAACCCTGACCAGCGCGTGGCCGAGGATTGCCGCCTGTTTGTCGAACGCCTGATCGAATTCACGCTGGATCTGGTGTCCGAGGTGGTCTCGCTGGTGTCCTATGTGACGGTGCTGTGGTCGGTTGCCAGCTTTACCCTGGCCCTCACCCTGTTCGGGGTGGGGATCGAGATTCCGCGCTACATGGTCTGGCTGGCGCCGGTCTATGTGGTGATCGCCACGGCGATCACCCACGCACTGGGGCGCCCGCTGAAGCGGCAGTATTTCGACCGTGAACGGGTCGAAGCCGATTTCCGCCATGCGCTGGTGCAGCTGCGCGACCGGGCCGATGCCGTGGCGCAATCGGGGGGCGAGGCTGCGGAACGCCACCGGCTGGACATCCGCTTTGCTGCCGTGGCTGCGAACTGGTCGGCGCTGATGCGGGCCGAACTGGTGCAGGGCCTGTTTTCGCGCCCCTATATGCAGACAGTGCTGCGGCTACCCACCATCTTTGCGCTGCCGGCTTATTTCGCGGGGGCGGTCACGCTGGGCGGGCTGATGCAGCTGTCGTCGGCTTTTTCGAACGTGACGACGACCCTGAGCTGGTTCATCTTCGAATACAAGAAGCTGGCCCAGTTCGTGGCGGTCTGCGAACGGTTGGACGGGCTGTTTCAGGCGGCAGCCACACCGGCGCCCTTGCCTGCCGCCCCCCGCGCGATCCGGCGCGAGGTGTCGGCCGATGGCGCCCTGCGGCTGGAAGGGGTGCAGCTGGCCACCCCCGGCGGGACATGGCTGGACCGGGTGCCCGACCGGGTGATCCGGCCGGGCCGCGTGTTTCTGATCACCGGCGCCTCGGGGCAGGGCAAGACAACGCTGCTGGCTGCCATTGCCGGTCTGTGGCCCTGGGGGCAGGGCCGGATCGAACGGCCAGCCGGCCGGTTCCTGTTCCTGCCGGCCGGGGCGCCTGTGCTGGGCGATGGTCTGGCCGCCGCGGCCTGCCACCCCGAAGACCCGGCACGTCACGATTCCGCCCGCATCGGCGCCGTACTCAGCCGCCTTGGGTTGGCACCGCGCCTTGCCGCCCCGCAGGGCGAGGCGGCGCTGGCCGGCCTGTCCATGGGCGAACGCCAGCGGCTGGGGCTGGCCCGCGCGGTGCTGAACCGGCCCGACTGGCTTTTGATGGACGAGGCGACTTCGGCCCTGGACCCGGCGGCCGAGGCCGACCTGCTGGCCTGGCTGCGCGCCGAACTGCCCGAGACAACCCTGATCATCGTGGCGCATCGCCCGCCGCTTGGGGTCACTGCCGACGACGTGCTGCGCGTCGGTCCCCCTGATACCGAAAGGAAATCCGCATGA
- a CDS encoding ChuX/HutX family heme-like substrate-binding protein, with product MTETVAAPRARVQGASPAEVLALLPGMGKVMVIASANGVTFERIGPVEQVVQDGPVLCVQGACHDASIDPSALESVEVDHSSVMRDKVYPRLDFLDGDGRTVVSVVGMDGAAPFDAAIAGLLRNPVAPKAKDPAETRPDLATEDPALVPFALLQDLEADVHMTFDTPGLAQGWRGKVQAVKPAMGFLNVMTPDFHLHLQGGTVSGWAASSGERRALGPDGVPTGLILRSAIFA from the coding sequence ATGACCGAAACCGTTGCCGCCCCCCGTGCCCGCGTTCAGGGTGCCTCGCCCGCCGAGGTGCTGGCCCTGCTGCCCGGGATGGGCAAGGTCATGGTCATCGCCTCGGCAAATGGCGTCACCTTCGAACGTATCGGACCTGTGGAGCAGGTGGTTCAGGATGGTCCGGTGCTGTGCGTTCAGGGCGCCTGCCACGATGCCAGCATCGACCCGTCCGCACTGGAAAGCGTCGAGGTCGATCATTCCTCGGTCATGCGCGACAAGGTGTATCCGCGGCTGGATTTCCTGGATGGCGATGGCCGGACGGTGGTTTCCGTGGTCGGCATGGACGGGGCAGCGCCCTTTGACGCTGCAATTGCCGGCCTGCTGCGCAACCCGGTTGCCCCCAAGGCAAAAGACCCGGCCGAAACCCGGCCCGACCTGGCCACGGAGGATCCGGCATTGGTGCCGTTTGCCCTGTTGCAGGATCTGGAGGCCGATGTTCACATGACCTTCGATACCCCCGGACTGGCGCAGGGCTGGCGCGGCAAGGTTCAGGCGGTCAAGCCTGCCATGGGGTTCCTGAACGTGATGACGCCGGACTTCCACCTGCATCTTCAGGGCGGCACCGTCAGCGGCTGGGCGGCATCCAGCGGCGAACGCCGCGCGCTGGGGCCCGATGGGGTGCCGACAGGCCTGATCCTGCGGTCGGCGATCTTTGCATGA
- a CDS encoding rhodanese-like domain-containing protein, translated as MRYGVTTPVLTTAALLALTATAGAQGFGGSFDDPGAGAAAPVVQPPPAAAGSPAGGDFGGSFGGGGAAPAPVSPPPAAVAAPPAAAGPTPGGSDFGDGGSFNPEAAKPITPAPPPPVRPPPVQPPVAQPPVAPPPTAQQPGAESQLAAFELRDFGVPPTDQLRQGQFHGPTPTSVPGAQVVTTMQLAQAMQGGMQLVLIDVLGGDYTLPNAVKAPALASPGNLRDGIQQQAGQWLYQVTQGNPGMPIVIYCSDPQCWLSYNAALRTVAAGFGNVYWYRGGLQAWQMAGLPLSVGGF; from the coding sequence ATGAGATACGGTGTCACGACCCCGGTCCTGACCACGGCCGCGCTGCTGGCCCTGACTGCGACCGCAGGCGCGCAGGGGTTCGGCGGCAGTTTCGACGATCCCGGCGCCGGAGCGGCCGCGCCGGTGGTGCAACCACCGCCTGCCGCAGCCGGCAGCCCCGCCGGGGGGGACTTCGGTGGCAGCTTCGGCGGCGGCGGGGCAGCGCCTGCGCCGGTCAGCCCGCCCCCGGCGGCTGTCGCAGCGCCGCCGGCCGCCGCCGGCCCCACCCCAGGCGGCAGCGATTTCGGCGATGGCGGATCCTTCAACCCCGAGGCGGCCAAGCCGATCACGCCTGCGCCGCCGCCCCCTGTCCGGCCACCGCCGGTGCAGCCGCCCGTGGCTCAGCCCCCCGTGGCCCCGCCCCCCACTGCGCAGCAACCCGGGGCCGAAAGCCAGCTTGCGGCCTTTGAGTTGCGCGATTTCGGCGTGCCACCCACCGACCAGCTGCGGCAGGGCCAGTTCCACGGACCGACCCCGACATCGGTGCCCGGGGCGCAGGTCGTGACGACGATGCAGCTGGCCCAGGCCATGCAGGGCGGGATGCAGCTGGTGCTGATCGACGTGCTGGGCGGCGACTATACGCTGCCGAATGCCGTCAAGGCCCCCGCGCTGGCCAGCCCGGGCAACCTGCGCGACGGGATCCAGCAGCAGGCGGGCCAGTGGCTGTATCAGGTCACGCAAGGCAATCCCGGCATGCCGATCGTGATCTATTGCAGCGATCCGCAATGCTGGCTCAGCTACAACGCCGCGCTGCGGACGGTGGCGGCGGGCTTTGGCAATGTCTACTGGTATCGCGGCGGGTTGCAGGCCTGGCAGATGGCCGGCCTGCCGCTGAGCGTCGGCGGGTTCTGA
- a CDS encoding serine protease — MRQTTRTVIAGALAALAAGFAGTATLAQSGGLSDIARPRVNGPEVATYMLEQRQNAEQLDGESASRVYGGRKSQAGAWPFQVAMVAQFPPPEGKTEPVLSQFCGGSIIARQWILTAAHCIVQPDGSTLAPDKLFVETGTTKLAQGDLRAVARIITHPQYDPVLFDNDIALVKLAEPIGNSRGAVGAVQVLPQGAPVPGGQGLVMGWGMIDGDRFTDDLMETDIDLLPNDTCNRGMAEQTKRDMGSFLLSMGRTSRIPEQTLEQAFEILTRNIGPALTDNMVCAGVASGARTSCRGDSGGPLLMRKPDGGWIQVGVVSWGRVPIGATKACGHENLYAVYTRVSNYFDWIGAQLRSN, encoded by the coding sequence ATGAGACAGACGACACGCACAGTTATCGCCGGCGCGCTTGCCGCACTGGCAGCCGGGTTTGCAGGCACAGCGACCCTGGCCCAGTCGGGCGGGCTGTCTGACATTGCACGGCCCAGGGTCAACGGCCCCGAAGTGGCCACCTACATGCTGGAGCAGCGGCAGAATGCCGAACAGCTGGATGGCGAAAGCGCCTCGCGCGTTTACGGCGGCCGGAAATCTCAGGCGGGAGCATGGCCCTTTCAGGTCGCCATGGTGGCGCAGTTTCCGCCCCCCGAAGGCAAGACCGAACCCGTCCTCAGCCAGTTCTGCGGTGGCAGCATCATTGCCCGCCAGTGGATCCTGACCGCGGCGCATTGCATCGTGCAACCCGACGGTTCCACACTGGCGCCCGACAAGCTGTTCGTGGAAACCGGCACCACCAAGCTGGCGCAGGGCGATCTGCGCGCGGTGGCCAGGATCATCACGCATCCGCAATATGACCCGGTGCTGTTCGACAATGACATTGCGCTGGTCAAGCTGGCCGAACCGATCGGCAATTCGCGCGGCGCGGTCGGCGCGGTGCAGGTCTTGCCGCAAGGCGCGCCGGTGCCCGGCGGCCAGGGCCTGGTCATGGGCTGGGGCATGATCGACGGCGACCGTTTCACCGATGACCTGATGGAAACCGACATCGACTTGCTGCCCAACGATACCTGCAACCGGGGCATGGCCGAACAGACAAAACGCGACATGGGGTCGTTCCTGCTGTCGATGGGGCGCACCAGCCGTATCCCCGAACAGACGCTGGAACAGGCATTCGAGATCCTGACCCGCAACATCGGCCCCGCACTGACCGACAACATGGTCTGCGCCGGCGTTGCCAGCGGGGCGCGCACCTCGTGCCGGGGCGACAGCGGCGGGCCCCTGCTGATGCGCAAGCCCGATGGCGGCTGGATACAGGTGGGCGTGGTCAGCTGGGGGCGCGTGCCCATCGGCGCAACCAAGGCCTGCGGGCATGAAAACCTGTATGCCGTCTATACCCGCGTCTCGAACTATTTCGACTGGATCGGCGCGCAGCTGCGCAGCAACTGA
- a CDS encoding ChaN family lipoprotein: MNGWTTDDGPASFPDLIADLARAPAVLLGERHDRADIHRWQLHVAAGLAAHRPIVMGFEMFSARLDPVLADWVAGRIGSEEEFLVRAEWQTVWGFPPDLYLPLFRFCRETGVPMVGLNVRRDLVRAVGAGGWAAVAEADREGLTPARPSALPYRRFIFDLTGGAIPGRKVQSPEDPAFDRFLRAQEVWDRAFATHIARAARGPGRPLVVGIIGMGHLQFGGGVSWQLADLGMTGARVLIPHDCGERPAPGAADAAFELPANLTGIAPRMTAP, encoded by the coding sequence ATGAACGGCTGGACGACCGATGACGGCCCGGCCAGCTTTCCCGACCTGATCGCCGATCTGGCCCGGGCCCCGGCGGTGCTGCTGGGCGAACGGCACGACCGCGCCGACATCCACCGCTGGCAGCTGCATGTCGCGGCCGGGCTGGCCGCACATCGCCCCATCGTCATGGGGTTCGAGATGTTCTCCGCCCGGCTGGACCCGGTGCTGGCCGATTGGGTCGCAGGCCGCATCGGATCCGAAGAAGAATTTCTGGTCCGGGCGGAATGGCAGACGGTCTGGGGCTTTCCTCCCGATCTCTACCTGCCGCTGTTCCGGTTCTGCCGGGAAACGGGCGTGCCGATGGTCGGGCTGAACGTGCGTCGCGATCTGGTGCGCGCCGTGGGGGCCGGCGGCTGGGCGGCCGTGGCCGAGGCCGACCGCGAGGGGCTGACACCGGCCCGGCCCTCGGCCTTGCCCTATCGTCGCTTCATCTTTGACCTGACGGGCGGGGCGATCCCGGGGCGCAAGGTGCAATCCCCCGAGGATCCGGCCTTTGACCGCTTCCTGCGCGCGCAAGAGGTGTGGGACCGCGCCTTTGCCACCCATATCGCGCGCGCGGCCCGGGGGCCGGGGCGGCCGCTGGTGGTGGGGATCATCGGCATGGGCCACCTGCAATTCGGCGGCGGGGTATCCTGGCAGCTGGCGGATCTGGGCATGACCGGCGCCCGCGTGCTGATCCCGCACGACTGCGGCGAACGCCCCGCCCCGGGGGCGGCGGACGCGGCGTTCGAATTGCCTGCGAACCTGACAGGGATCGCTCCCCGCATGACCGCGCCCTGA
- a CDS encoding caspase family protein — protein MRLNRLAVILLSLLGCLAAPMARAEVRALLIGVSDYDAASGIPSLKGPRNDVRLMRQVLQGRGVADIRVLADGVDGSAGRPDRAGIIAAFAALADQAAAGDLVIITLSGHGTRQIDQDGDETDGLDEVFLPADASRAAPGTGQIPNALVDDELGQMVLAIRHKGADVVFVMDSCHSGSGLRAASPDVADRFVDPAVLGIRAVEAGGAPSANVGVASADDDAPGRVVAFYAARSSEVAREVNLTPQSGDDSGWYGLFTSRLAARLQSASPVSYRQLFQAVLADLNDTATPGAALQTPSWEGGLIDATVLGGQDTIGLRQFAVKRDELSAGLVHGFGPGTLFALVADATDPADALLGLVQIEAAEPTLSWLRPVAADCAPVAGALCDRAGALPDTARFARLIARPADMALRLAAPVNMGTGALLPDGDPLLAELHKAMETVNAAGQAQVVLDAASPAIAIGAQDGRLWFGRRVVIGQTPVGLSWSPRDGALAPLLIRMAEAERLAALLAAAAEGQSMLNPSPVTVGADLTLARVADLDPPGTAGNPARECRRALGQAGAPAPLELGAAPELKQCDMLNLSARGETPGLRDVNTIHIDSRFCLHVRHQRVEDARAALAIGPPMVICSDCPDGYAAGDERLFVVVTEGRSNADQLNLEGVLENCGAAPTRGAGQQAALDFLTRVGRRPDTRGSFGGMMLSDVWVQDYRWQVLPRSEVFARAGKTTAAGSP, from the coding sequence GTGCGTTTGAATCGGCTTGCCGTGATTTTGCTGTCCCTGCTGGGGTGTCTGGCCGCCCCGATGGCCAGGGCAGAGGTGCGGGCGCTGCTGATCGGGGTTTCCGATTATGACGCTGCCTCGGGCATCCCCTCGCTGAAGGGGCCGCGCAACGATGTGCGGCTGATGCGGCAGGTGCTGCAAGGGCGCGGCGTGGCCGACATTCGCGTGCTGGCCGATGGGGTGGATGGCTCGGCAGGCCGGCCCGACAGGGCGGGCATCATCGCGGCCTTTGCGGCGCTGGCCGATCAGGCGGCGGCGGGCGATCTGGTCATCATCACGCTGTCGGGCCATGGCACCCGGCAGATCGACCAGGACGGCGACGAAACCGACGGGCTGGACGAGGTGTTCCTGCCCGCCGATGCCAGCCGTGCCGCCCCCGGCACCGGGCAGATCCCCAATGCGCTGGTGGACGACGAGCTGGGCCAGATGGTGCTGGCCATCCGGCACAAGGGCGCCGATGTGGTCTTTGTCATGGACAGTTGCCATTCGGGGTCGGGCCTGCGGGCCGCTTCGCCCGATGTGGCGGACCGCTTCGTCGATCCGGCTGTTCTGGGTATCCGGGCGGTCGAGGCCGGTGGCGCCCCGTCGGCCAATGTCGGCGTGGCCAGTGCAGATGACGATGCGCCGGGCCGGGTCGTGGCGTTCTATGCCGCCCGATCCTCCGAGGTCGCGCGCGAGGTCAACCTGACCCCGCAATCGGGCGATGACAGCGGCTGGTACGGGCTGTTCACCTCGCGTCTGGCGGCGCGACTGCAATCGGCGAGCCCCGTCAGCTATCGCCAGCTGTTCCAGGCTGTTCTGGCCGATCTGAACGATACCGCCACGCCGGGCGCTGCGCTGCAAACCCCCAGCTGGGAAGGCGGGCTGATCGACGCAACCGTTCTTGGCGGGCAGGATACCATCGGGCTGCGCCAGTTCGCGGTGAAGCGAGACGAGCTGTCCGCCGGTCTTGTCCACGGCTTTGGCCCCGGCACGCTGTTTGCGCTGGTGGCCGATGCGACCGACCCGGCCGATGCCCTGCTGGGGCTGGTGCAGATCGAGGCGGCGGAACCCACCCTGTCCTGGCTGCGCCCGGTCGCCGCCGATTGCGCGCCCGTTGCAGGCGCATTGTGCGACCGGGCCGGCGCCCTGCCGGACACGGCCCGGTTTGCCAGGCTGATCGCGCGGCCGGCCGACATGGCGCTGCGGCTGGCCGCGCCGGTGAACATGGGCACCGGCGCCCTGCTGCCGGACGGCGATCCGCTGCTGGCCGAGTTGCACAAGGCGATGGAAACGGTGAATGCAGCTGGTCAGGCGCAGGTGGTGCTGGACGCTGCCAGCCCCGCCATCGCCATCGGCGCGCAGGACGGGCGGCTGTGGTTCGGGCGCCGGGTGGTGATCGGGCAGACGCCCGTGGGCCTGTCATGGTCGCCACGGGATGGCGCCCTAGCCCCCCTGCTGATCCGCATGGCCGAGGCGGAACGGCTGGCCGCCTTGCTGGCCGCTGCCGCCGAAGGGCAATCCATGCTGAACCCCAGCCCGGTGACTGTCGGGGCCGACCTGACCTTGGCCCGCGTTGCGGACCTTGATCCGCCGGGCACGGCCGGCAACCCGGCCCGCGAATGCCGCCGCGCGCTGGGACAGGCCGGGGCGCCGGCCCCCCTTGAACTGGGGGCAGCGCCCGAGCTGAAACAATGCGATATGCTGAACCTGTCGGCCCGGGGCGAAACGCCCGGGCTGCGCGACGTGAACACGATCCATATCGACAGCCGGTTCTGCCTGCACGTGCGCCATCAACGGGTTGAAGATGCGCGGGCGGCGCTGGCCATCGGGCCGCCGATGGTCATCTGTTCGGATTGCCCGGACGGCTATGCGGCAGGCGATGAACGGCTGTTCGTGGTGGTGACCGAAGGCCGGTCGAATGCCGACCAGCTGAACCTGGAAGGCGTGCTGGAAAACTGCGGCGCCGCACCGACGCGTGGAGCCGGCCAGCAGGCGGCGCTGGATTTTCTGACCCGCGTGGGCCGGCGCCCCGACACGCGCGGCAGCTTTGGCGGCATGATGCTGTCCGATGTCTGGGTGCAGGATTACCGCTGGCAGGTGCTGCCCCGGTCCGAGGTTTTTGCCCGCGCGGGCAAGACGACAGCAGCGGGCAGCCCCTGA